In the Oreochromis aureus strain Israel breed Guangdong linkage group 14, ZZ_aureus, whole genome shotgun sequence genome, one interval contains:
- the LOC116329947 gene encoding ubiquitin-associated and SH3 domain-containing protein B-like isoform X1, with protein MAAKEDLYSKILPRRLRQNRAGSMKCSSSLDVLLSMGFPRPRALKALVSTGGRSVQAACDWLFSHVDDPFLDDPLPREYVLYLRPSGPLQNQLSHFWQQSRVTCGKNKAHNIFPHITLCQFFMCADQKVEALCEALQATVQQWRGRFPSPLPLELYTSSNFIGLFVEEQVADILKQFAADFAAEAVRKAEVHVEPHKKQLHVTLAYNFPSDHLPSLEKLAKGIEVKLGCDWLAVLFSRDIRFANHETLRVMYPYMPQNDDELELVPGDFVFMSPVDQNSTSEGWVYGTSLATGLSGLLPENYVSLADESDTWVFHASHSFFSCEPSDKASKDRGLFDGLLDSRRPDSTSPGDTPSLSLICHPMQQVLRISGGHSRQPKRTLFVCRHGERMDVVFGKHWLSLCSDSKGRYVRSNLNMPPSLPLWGGQRDYDMDAPITVFGSTQARLVGEALLESNTAIDFVYCSPALRCVQTAQNILKGLQQDSKLKVRVEPGLFEWTKWVSGSSMPAWIPPTDLAAAHFSVDTTYRPLIPVSKLTVSESYENYMSRSYQVTKDILSDCKNTGNNVLIVAHASSLEACTRQLQGRSPQSAKDFIQVVRKIPYLGFCSCEEQGDTGVWQLVDPPILPLTHGPNHSFDWRETLLQE; from the exons ACTCAAAGCTCTGGTGTCGACTGGAGGTCGGAGTGTCCAAGCAGCATGTGACTG GCTGTTTTCACACGTGGACGACCCGTTCTTGGACGACCCGTTGCCGAGAGAGTACGTCCTCTACCTGCGACCCAGCGGGCCCCTTCAGAACCAGCTCTCCCATTTCTGGCAGCAGAGCCGGGTCACCTGTGGCAAAAACAAAGCCCACAACATTTTCCCCCATATTACGCTCTGCCAGTTCTTCATG TGTGCAGACCAGAAAGTAGAAGCTCTGTGCGAAGCCCTCCAGGCCACCGTACAGCAGTGGCGGGGTCGGTTTCCCAGCCCACTGCCCTTAGAGCTCTACACATCTTCTAACTTCATCGGTCTTTTCGTGGAGGAGCAGGTGGCCGATATCCTCAAGCAGTTTGCAGCTGACTTTGCCGCAGAGGCTGTCAGGAAGGCAG AAGTCCACGTGGAGCCTCACAAGAAGCAGCTCCATGTAACTCTAGCCTACAACTTCCCCAGTGACCACCTCCCCTCACTGGAGAAACTCGCTAAGGGCATTGAAGTGAAGCTGGgatgtgattggctggctgTTCTGTTCTCCCGGGACATTCGTTTTGCTAACCACGAG ACCCTGAGGGTGATGTACCCCTACATGCCACAGAACGACGACGAGCTGGAGCTGGTTCCCGGGGATTTCGTCTTTATGTCTCCCGTGGATCAGAACAGTACCAGCGAGGGCTGGGTGTACGGGACCTCACTCGCCACCGGGCTGTCCGGCCTGCTGCCTGAGAACTATGTCAGCCTGGCGGATGAATCTGACACCTGGGTGTTTCATGC CTCCCACTCGTTCTTCAGCTGTGAGCCCAGTGACAAGGCCAGTAAAGACAGAGGCCTGTTTGACGGACTGCTGGACAGCCGGCGTCCCGATAGCACAAGTCCCGGAGACACACCGTCACTAAGTCTCATCTGTCATCCGATGCAG CAGGTCCTGCGGATCAGCGGGGGTCACTCTCGGCAACCCAAGCGGACTCTTTTCGTGTGCCGCCACGGTGAGAGGATGGATGTGGTCTTTGGCAAACACTGGCTCTCCCTCTGCTCAGATAGTAAAG GTAGATACGTACGTTCCAACCTGAACATGCCTCCCAGTCTGCCTCTGTGGGGAGGACAGAGAGACTATGACATGGATGCTCCCATCACTGTGTTTGGATCCACCCAGGCCCGGCTTGTGG gtgaaGCCCTGTTAGAGAGCAACACAGCCATAGACTTCGTGTACTGCTCTCCCGCTCTGCGATGTGTTCAGACAGCACAGAACATCCTAAAAG GCCTACAGCAGGACAGCAAGCTGAAGGTGCGAGTGGAACCGGGGCTTTTCGAATGGACCAAGTGGGTGTCTGGGAGCTCAATGCCTGCATGGATACCTCCCACCGACCTGGCTGCTGCACACTTCAGTGTCGACACAACTTACAG ACCTCTGATCCCAGTCAGCAAGCTCACTGTGTCCGAGTCCTACGAGAACTACATGAGTCGGAGCTATCAAGTAACCAAAGACATCCTGTCAGACTGCAAAAACACTG GAAACAACGTGCTGATTGTAGCCCACGCTTCTTCCTTAGAGGCCTGCACACGCCAGCTGCAGGGCCGCAGCCCACAGAGCGCCAAGGACTTCATCCAAGTCGTCCGAAAG ATCCCCTACCTGGGCTTTTGCTCCTGTGAGGAGCAGGGGGACACGGGGGTGTGGCAGTTAGTGGACCCTCCCATCCTGCCCCTCACACATGGACCAAACCACAGCTTTGACTGGAGGGAGACGCTCCTGCAAGAATGA
- the LOC116329947 gene encoding ubiquitin-associated and SH3 domain-containing protein B-like isoform X2: MAAKEDLYSKILPRRLRQNRAGSMKCSSSLDVLLSMGFPRPRALKALVSTGGRSVQAACDWLFSHVDDPFLDDPLPREYVLYLRPSGPLQNQLSHFWQQSRVTCGKNKAHNIFPHITLCQFFMCADQKVEALCEALQATVQQWRGRFPSPLPLELYTSSNFIGLFVEEQVADILKQFAADFAAEAVRKAVHVEPHKKQLHVTLAYNFPSDHLPSLEKLAKGIEVKLGCDWLAVLFSRDIRFANHETLRVMYPYMPQNDDELELVPGDFVFMSPVDQNSTSEGWVYGTSLATGLSGLLPENYVSLADESDTWVFHASHSFFSCEPSDKASKDRGLFDGLLDSRRPDSTSPGDTPSLSLICHPMQQVLRISGGHSRQPKRTLFVCRHGERMDVVFGKHWLSLCSDSKGRYVRSNLNMPPSLPLWGGQRDYDMDAPITVFGSTQARLVGEALLESNTAIDFVYCSPALRCVQTAQNILKGLQQDSKLKVRVEPGLFEWTKWVSGSSMPAWIPPTDLAAAHFSVDTTYRPLIPVSKLTVSESYENYMSRSYQVTKDILSDCKNTGNNVLIVAHASSLEACTRQLQGRSPQSAKDFIQVVRKIPYLGFCSCEEQGDTGVWQLVDPPILPLTHGPNHSFDWRETLLQE; the protein is encoded by the exons ACTCAAAGCTCTGGTGTCGACTGGAGGTCGGAGTGTCCAAGCAGCATGTGACTG GCTGTTTTCACACGTGGACGACCCGTTCTTGGACGACCCGTTGCCGAGAGAGTACGTCCTCTACCTGCGACCCAGCGGGCCCCTTCAGAACCAGCTCTCCCATTTCTGGCAGCAGAGCCGGGTCACCTGTGGCAAAAACAAAGCCCACAACATTTTCCCCCATATTACGCTCTGCCAGTTCTTCATG TGTGCAGACCAGAAAGTAGAAGCTCTGTGCGAAGCCCTCCAGGCCACCGTACAGCAGTGGCGGGGTCGGTTTCCCAGCCCACTGCCCTTAGAGCTCTACACATCTTCTAACTTCATCGGTCTTTTCGTGGAGGAGCAGGTGGCCGATATCCTCAAGCAGTTTGCAGCTGACTTTGCCGCAGAGGCTGTCAGGAAGGCAG TCCACGTGGAGCCTCACAAGAAGCAGCTCCATGTAACTCTAGCCTACAACTTCCCCAGTGACCACCTCCCCTCACTGGAGAAACTCGCTAAGGGCATTGAAGTGAAGCTGGgatgtgattggctggctgTTCTGTTCTCCCGGGACATTCGTTTTGCTAACCACGAG ACCCTGAGGGTGATGTACCCCTACATGCCACAGAACGACGACGAGCTGGAGCTGGTTCCCGGGGATTTCGTCTTTATGTCTCCCGTGGATCAGAACAGTACCAGCGAGGGCTGGGTGTACGGGACCTCACTCGCCACCGGGCTGTCCGGCCTGCTGCCTGAGAACTATGTCAGCCTGGCGGATGAATCTGACACCTGGGTGTTTCATGC CTCCCACTCGTTCTTCAGCTGTGAGCCCAGTGACAAGGCCAGTAAAGACAGAGGCCTGTTTGACGGACTGCTGGACAGCCGGCGTCCCGATAGCACAAGTCCCGGAGACACACCGTCACTAAGTCTCATCTGTCATCCGATGCAG CAGGTCCTGCGGATCAGCGGGGGTCACTCTCGGCAACCCAAGCGGACTCTTTTCGTGTGCCGCCACGGTGAGAGGATGGATGTGGTCTTTGGCAAACACTGGCTCTCCCTCTGCTCAGATAGTAAAG GTAGATACGTACGTTCCAACCTGAACATGCCTCCCAGTCTGCCTCTGTGGGGAGGACAGAGAGACTATGACATGGATGCTCCCATCACTGTGTTTGGATCCACCCAGGCCCGGCTTGTGG gtgaaGCCCTGTTAGAGAGCAACACAGCCATAGACTTCGTGTACTGCTCTCCCGCTCTGCGATGTGTTCAGACAGCACAGAACATCCTAAAAG GCCTACAGCAGGACAGCAAGCTGAAGGTGCGAGTGGAACCGGGGCTTTTCGAATGGACCAAGTGGGTGTCTGGGAGCTCAATGCCTGCATGGATACCTCCCACCGACCTGGCTGCTGCACACTTCAGTGTCGACACAACTTACAG ACCTCTGATCCCAGTCAGCAAGCTCACTGTGTCCGAGTCCTACGAGAACTACATGAGTCGGAGCTATCAAGTAACCAAAGACATCCTGTCAGACTGCAAAAACACTG GAAACAACGTGCTGATTGTAGCCCACGCTTCTTCCTTAGAGGCCTGCACACGCCAGCTGCAGGGCCGCAGCCCACAGAGCGCCAAGGACTTCATCCAAGTCGTCCGAAAG ATCCCCTACCTGGGCTTTTGCTCCTGTGAGGAGCAGGGGGACACGGGGGTGTGGCAGTTAGTGGACCCTCCCATCCTGCCCCTCACACATGGACCAAACCACAGCTTTGACTGGAGGGAGACGCTCCTGCAAGAATGA
- the LOC116329947 gene encoding ubiquitin-associated and SH3 domain-containing protein B-like isoform X3 translates to MCADQKVEALCEALQATVQQWRGRFPSPLPLELYTSSNFIGLFVEEQVADILKQFAADFAAEAVRKAEVHVEPHKKQLHVTLAYNFPSDHLPSLEKLAKGIEVKLGCDWLAVLFSRDIRFANHETLRVMYPYMPQNDDELELVPGDFVFMSPVDQNSTSEGWVYGTSLATGLSGLLPENYVSLADESDTWVFHASHSFFSCEPSDKASKDRGLFDGLLDSRRPDSTSPGDTPSLSLICHPMQQVLRISGGHSRQPKRTLFVCRHGERMDVVFGKHWLSLCSDSKGRYVRSNLNMPPSLPLWGGQRDYDMDAPITVFGSTQARLVGEALLESNTAIDFVYCSPALRCVQTAQNILKGLQQDSKLKVRVEPGLFEWTKWVSGSSMPAWIPPTDLAAAHFSVDTTYRPLIPVSKLTVSESYENYMSRSYQVTKDILSDCKNTGNNVLIVAHASSLEACTRQLQGRSPQSAKDFIQVVRKIPYLGFCSCEEQGDTGVWQLVDPPILPLTHGPNHSFDWRETLLQE, encoded by the exons ATG TGTGCAGACCAGAAAGTAGAAGCTCTGTGCGAAGCCCTCCAGGCCACCGTACAGCAGTGGCGGGGTCGGTTTCCCAGCCCACTGCCCTTAGAGCTCTACACATCTTCTAACTTCATCGGTCTTTTCGTGGAGGAGCAGGTGGCCGATATCCTCAAGCAGTTTGCAGCTGACTTTGCCGCAGAGGCTGTCAGGAAGGCAG AAGTCCACGTGGAGCCTCACAAGAAGCAGCTCCATGTAACTCTAGCCTACAACTTCCCCAGTGACCACCTCCCCTCACTGGAGAAACTCGCTAAGGGCATTGAAGTGAAGCTGGgatgtgattggctggctgTTCTGTTCTCCCGGGACATTCGTTTTGCTAACCACGAG ACCCTGAGGGTGATGTACCCCTACATGCCACAGAACGACGACGAGCTGGAGCTGGTTCCCGGGGATTTCGTCTTTATGTCTCCCGTGGATCAGAACAGTACCAGCGAGGGCTGGGTGTACGGGACCTCACTCGCCACCGGGCTGTCCGGCCTGCTGCCTGAGAACTATGTCAGCCTGGCGGATGAATCTGACACCTGGGTGTTTCATGC CTCCCACTCGTTCTTCAGCTGTGAGCCCAGTGACAAGGCCAGTAAAGACAGAGGCCTGTTTGACGGACTGCTGGACAGCCGGCGTCCCGATAGCACAAGTCCCGGAGACACACCGTCACTAAGTCTCATCTGTCATCCGATGCAG CAGGTCCTGCGGATCAGCGGGGGTCACTCTCGGCAACCCAAGCGGACTCTTTTCGTGTGCCGCCACGGTGAGAGGATGGATGTGGTCTTTGGCAAACACTGGCTCTCCCTCTGCTCAGATAGTAAAG GTAGATACGTACGTTCCAACCTGAACATGCCTCCCAGTCTGCCTCTGTGGGGAGGACAGAGAGACTATGACATGGATGCTCCCATCACTGTGTTTGGATCCACCCAGGCCCGGCTTGTGG gtgaaGCCCTGTTAGAGAGCAACACAGCCATAGACTTCGTGTACTGCTCTCCCGCTCTGCGATGTGTTCAGACAGCACAGAACATCCTAAAAG GCCTACAGCAGGACAGCAAGCTGAAGGTGCGAGTGGAACCGGGGCTTTTCGAATGGACCAAGTGGGTGTCTGGGAGCTCAATGCCTGCATGGATACCTCCCACCGACCTGGCTGCTGCACACTTCAGTGTCGACACAACTTACAG ACCTCTGATCCCAGTCAGCAAGCTCACTGTGTCCGAGTCCTACGAGAACTACATGAGTCGGAGCTATCAAGTAACCAAAGACATCCTGTCAGACTGCAAAAACACTG GAAACAACGTGCTGATTGTAGCCCACGCTTCTTCCTTAGAGGCCTGCACACGCCAGCTGCAGGGCCGCAGCCCACAGAGCGCCAAGGACTTCATCCAAGTCGTCCGAAAG ATCCCCTACCTGGGCTTTTGCTCCTGTGAGGAGCAGGGGGACACGGGGGTGTGGCAGTTAGTGGACCCTCCCATCCTGCCCCTCACACATGGACCAAACCACAGCTTTGACTGGAGGGAGACGCTCCTGCAAGAATGA